In Calonectris borealis chromosome 20, bCalBor7.hap1.2, whole genome shotgun sequence, a genomic segment contains:
- the UNK gene encoding RING finger protein unkempt homolog isoform X9: MQESSRTEPLECTGCEQSQTSKAAAKQEISAAASSECDQYKAAIVEFKNETTSSYLKEFRTEQCPLFVQHKCTQHRPYTCFHWHFVNQRRRRSIRRRDGTFNYSPDIYCTKYDETTGICPEGDECPFLHRTTGDTERRYHLRYYKTGICIHETDSKGNCTKNGVHCAFAHGPHDLRSPVYDIRELQAMEALQNGQTTSEGGIEGQSAVAASHAMIEKILSEEPRWQDTTYVLGNYKTEQCKKPPRLCRQGYACPYYHNSKDRRRSPRKHKYRSSPCPSVKHGDEWGDPSKCENGDSCQYCHTRTEQQFHPEIYKSTKCNDMQQSGSCPRGPFCAFAHVEQPALNEDLQQSSAVSSPTQTGPVMYMPSAAGDSVPVSPSSPHAPDLSNILCRNSSLGSPSNICGSPPGAIGKPHSLETIGFPPDSVTAAGSYKKAPGFEREDQVGAEYLKSFKCQQAKMKSHSLEHRSQEQPLLQPKQDILGILPVGSPLTSSISSSITSSLAATPPSPAGTSSIPGMNANALPFYPTSDTVESVIESALDDLDLNEFGVAALEKTFDSSTVPHTSGIMIGGSLLQSSAPVNIPGSLGSSASFHSASPSPPVSLSSHFLHQPQGHLSQSENTFLGTSASHGSLGPGAAELARLRQELDEANGTIKQWEESWKQAKQACDAWKKEAEEANDRANTANMECELAREQREALELQVKKLQEELERIHTGQDPQFLRSFSDLETLSLSSLYTLQKQLRANLEKVDKAVFQVQSVKCLKCQEENRVVLPCQHAVLCETCAEEGECPICHPNRPHSLQS, translated from the exons ATGCAGGAATCCTCCCGTACCGAGCCGCTTGAGTGCACCGGGTGCGAACAGAGCCAAACCAGTAAAGCTGCAGCAAAGCAAGAGATCTCTGCAGCAGCAAGCAGTGAATGTGACCAGTACAAGGCTGCCATTGTtgagtttaaaaatgaaacaacttCTAG TTACCTGAAGGAGTTCCGCACGGAGCAGTGCCCTCTTTTCGTGCAGCACAAGTGCACTCAGCACCGGCCCTACACTTGCTTCCACTGGCACTTTGTCAACCAGCGTCGTCGCAGATCTATCCGCCGCCGGGATGGTACATTTAACTACAGCCCTGACATTTACTGTACCAAGTATGACGAGACCACAGGAATCTGCCCAGAAGGAGATGA GTGTCCCTTCTTGCATAGAACTACTGGAGACACAGAGAGGAGGTATCACTTGCGCTACTACAAAACTGGAATCTGCATTCATGAGACGGACTCCAAGGGAAACTGCACAAAGAACGGAGTCCACTGCGCATTTGCTCATGGGCCCCATGACCTACGCTCTCCAGTGTATGACATCAG GGAGCTTCAGGCGATGGAGGCTTTGCAGAATGGTCAGACTACATCAGAAGGTGGCATAGAGGGTCAGTCTGCAGTTGCTGCTAGCCATGCTATGATAGAGAAAATACTCAGTGAGGAGCCAAGGTGGCAAG ATACAACATATGTGTTGGGAAATTACAAGACAGAGCAATGTAAGAAACCCCCCCGTCTCTGTCGCCAGGGTTACGCCTGTCCCTACTACCACAATAGCAAAGACAGAAGAAGAAGCCCACGAAAACACAAATACAG ATCTTCACCGTGTCCCAGTGTGAAACATGGAGACGAGTGGGGAGATCCCAGCAAGTGTGAAAATGGAGACTCATGCCAATACTGCCACACTCGCACAGAACAGCAGTTCCATCCAGAG ATCTACAAATCCACCAAATGCAATGATATGCAGCAGTCTGGCAGCTGTCCCCGAGGACCCTTCTGTGCCTTTGCACATGTAGAAC agcCTGCGCTCAATGAAGATTTACAGCAATCCTCGGCTGTGTCTAGCCCGACACAGACAGGCCCTGTGATGTATATGCCTTCGGCAGCTGGTGATTCTGTTCCGGTCAGCCCTTCCAGTCCACATGCCCCAGACCTTAGCAAT ATTCTTTGTAGGAACAGCAGTCTCGGAAGCCCATCTAATATATGTGGGTCTCCTCCTGGTGCCATTGGAAAGCCACACAGCTTGGAGACCATTGGTTTTCCTCCAGACTCTGTAACAGCAGCTGGCAGCTACAAGAAAGCACCGGGGTTTGAGCGAGAAGATCAGGTGGGGGCCGAGTATTTGAAGAGTTTCAAATGCCAG CAAGCAAAAATGAAGTCCCACTCACTGGAACACAGGAGCCAGGAGCAACCTTTGTTACAGCCCAAACAG GACATACTGGGTATTCTCCCAGTGGGGAGCCCGCTGACATCCAGCATCTCCTCTAGTATCACGTCCAGTCTGGCTGCAACGCCACCAAGCCCTGCTGGCACCAGCAGCATACCAGGCATGAATGCCAATGCCCTTCCTTTCTACCCAACCAGTGACACCGTTGAGTCTGTCATAG AGTCTGCCTTGGATGACCTGGACCTGAATGAATTCGGAGTGGCTGCCCTGGAGAAGACATTTGACAGCAGCACAGTGCCCCACACGAGTGGCATCATGATAG GTGGGAGTTTGCTGCAAAGTTCTGCTCCTGTAAATATCCCCGGGTCCCTTGGAAGCTCTGCCTCCTTTCACTCTGCCTCTCCGTCTCCACCAGTCAGCCTCTCATCGCATTTCCtccatcagccccagggacacttaAGCCAATCAGAAAACACATTCCTGGGGACATCAGCTTCTCATGGATCATTAG GTCCAGGTGCTGCGGAGCTGGCACGGCTACGACAAGAACTGGATGAAGCCAATGGCACAATAAAGCAGTGGGAAGAGTCTTGGAAACAAGCCAAACAG GCTTGTGATGCTTGGaaaaaggaggcagaggaggcaAATGATCGTGCCAACACAGCTAACATGGAATGTGAACTGGCCCGGGAGCAGAGGGAAGCCTTGGAGCTGCAAGTGAAGAaactgcaggaggagctggagaggatCCACACAGGCCAGGACCCTCAGTTTCTGCGTTCCTTCTCTGACCTGGAAACGCTCTCGCTCTCTTCGCTTTACACCCTTCAGAAACAGCTGCGGGCAAACCTGGAGAAAGTCGATAAG GCGGTATTTCAGGTGCAGTCAGTGAAATGCCTTAAGTGTCAGGAGGAGAACCGGGTGGTGTTACCGTGCCAACACGCAGTGCTGTGTGAAACGTGCGCCGAGGAGGGCGAGTGCCCCATCTGCCATCCCAACAGGCCCCACTCTCTCCAGTCGTGA
- the UNK gene encoding RING finger protein unkempt homolog isoform X14: MQESSRTEPLECTGCEQSQTSKAAAKQEISAAASSECDQYKAAIVEFKNETTSSYLKEFRTEQCPLFVQHKCTQHRPYTCFHWHFVNQRRRRSIRRRDGTFNYSPDIYCTKYDETTGICPEGDECPFLHRTTGDTERRYHLRYYKTGICIHETDSKGNCTKNGVHCAFAHGPHDLRSPVYDIRELQAMEALQNGQTTSEGGIEGQSAVAASHAMIEKILSEEPRWQDTTYVLGNYKTEQCKKPPRLCRQGYACPYYHNSKDRRRSPRKHKYRSSPCPSVKHGDEWGDPSKCENGDSCQYCHTRTEQQFHPEIYKSTKCNDMQQSGSCPRGPFCAFAHVEQPALNEDLQQSSAVSSPTQTGPVMYMPSAAGDSVPVSPSSPHAPDLSNQAKMKSHSLEHRSQEQPLLQPKQDILGILPVGSPLTSSISSSITSSLAATPPSPAGTSSIPGMNANALPFYPTSDTVESVIESALDDLDLNEFGVAALEKTFDSSTVPHTSGIMIGGSLLQSSAPVNIPGSLGSSASFHSASPSPPVSLSSHFLHQPQGHLSQSENTFLGTSASHGSLGLNGMNSSIWEHFASGSFSPSTSPAFLSGPGAAELARLRQELDEANGTIKQWEESWKQAKQACDAWKKEAEEANDRANTANMECELAREQREALELQVKKLQEELERIHTGQDPQFLRSFSDLETLSLSSLYTLQKQLRANLEKVDKAVFQVQSVKCLKCQEENRVVLPCQHAVLCETCAEEGECPICHPNRPHSLQS; encoded by the exons ATGCAGGAATCCTCCCGTACCGAGCCGCTTGAGTGCACCGGGTGCGAACAGAGCCAAACCAGTAAAGCTGCAGCAAAGCAAGAGATCTCTGCAGCAGCAAGCAGTGAATGTGACCAGTACAAGGCTGCCATTGTtgagtttaaaaatgaaacaacttCTAG TTACCTGAAGGAGTTCCGCACGGAGCAGTGCCCTCTTTTCGTGCAGCACAAGTGCACTCAGCACCGGCCCTACACTTGCTTCCACTGGCACTTTGTCAACCAGCGTCGTCGCAGATCTATCCGCCGCCGGGATGGTACATTTAACTACAGCCCTGACATTTACTGTACCAAGTATGACGAGACCACAGGAATCTGCCCAGAAGGAGATGA GTGTCCCTTCTTGCATAGAACTACTGGAGACACAGAGAGGAGGTATCACTTGCGCTACTACAAAACTGGAATCTGCATTCATGAGACGGACTCCAAGGGAAACTGCACAAAGAACGGAGTCCACTGCGCATTTGCTCATGGGCCCCATGACCTACGCTCTCCAGTGTATGACATCAG GGAGCTTCAGGCGATGGAGGCTTTGCAGAATGGTCAGACTACATCAGAAGGTGGCATAGAGGGTCAGTCTGCAGTTGCTGCTAGCCATGCTATGATAGAGAAAATACTCAGTGAGGAGCCAAGGTGGCAAG ATACAACATATGTGTTGGGAAATTACAAGACAGAGCAATGTAAGAAACCCCCCCGTCTCTGTCGCCAGGGTTACGCCTGTCCCTACTACCACAATAGCAAAGACAGAAGAAGAAGCCCACGAAAACACAAATACAG ATCTTCACCGTGTCCCAGTGTGAAACATGGAGACGAGTGGGGAGATCCCAGCAAGTGTGAAAATGGAGACTCATGCCAATACTGCCACACTCGCACAGAACAGCAGTTCCATCCAGAG ATCTACAAATCCACCAAATGCAATGATATGCAGCAGTCTGGCAGCTGTCCCCGAGGACCCTTCTGTGCCTTTGCACATGTAGAAC agcCTGCGCTCAATGAAGATTTACAGCAATCCTCGGCTGTGTCTAGCCCGACACAGACAGGCCCTGTGATGTATATGCCTTCGGCAGCTGGTGATTCTGTTCCGGTCAGCCCTTCCAGTCCACATGCCCCAGACCTTAGCAAT CAAGCAAAAATGAAGTCCCACTCACTGGAACACAGGAGCCAGGAGCAACCTTTGTTACAGCCCAAACAG GACATACTGGGTATTCTCCCAGTGGGGAGCCCGCTGACATCCAGCATCTCCTCTAGTATCACGTCCAGTCTGGCTGCAACGCCACCAAGCCCTGCTGGCACCAGCAGCATACCAGGCATGAATGCCAATGCCCTTCCTTTCTACCCAACCAGTGACACCGTTGAGTCTGTCATAG AGTCTGCCTTGGATGACCTGGACCTGAATGAATTCGGAGTGGCTGCCCTGGAGAAGACATTTGACAGCAGCACAGTGCCCCACACGAGTGGCATCATGATAG GTGGGAGTTTGCTGCAAAGTTCTGCTCCTGTAAATATCCCCGGGTCCCTTGGAAGCTCTGCCTCCTTTCACTCTGCCTCTCCGTCTCCACCAGTCAGCCTCTCATCGCATTTCCtccatcagccccagggacacttaAGCCAATCAGAAAACACATTCCTGGGGACATCAGCTTCTCATGGATCATTAG GTTTAAATGGGATGAACAGCAGCATATGGGAACACTTTGCTTCGGGGAGTTTTTCGCCCAGTACCTCACCTGCATTTCTGTCAGGTCCAGGTGCTGCGGAGCTGGCACGGCTACGACAAGAACTGGATGAAGCCAATGGCACAATAAAGCAGTGGGAAGAGTCTTGGAAACAAGCCAAACAG GCTTGTGATGCTTGGaaaaaggaggcagaggaggcaAATGATCGTGCCAACACAGCTAACATGGAATGTGAACTGGCCCGGGAGCAGAGGGAAGCCTTGGAGCTGCAAGTGAAGAaactgcaggaggagctggagaggatCCACACAGGCCAGGACCCTCAGTTTCTGCGTTCCTTCTCTGACCTGGAAACGCTCTCGCTCTCTTCGCTTTACACCCTTCAGAAACAGCTGCGGGCAAACCTGGAGAAAGTCGATAAG GCGGTATTTCAGGTGCAGTCAGTGAAATGCCTTAAGTGTCAGGAGGAGAACCGGGTGGTGTTACCGTGCCAACACGCAGTGCTGTGTGAAACGTGCGCCGAGGAGGGCGAGTGCCCCATCTGCCATCCCAACAGGCCCCACTCTCTCCAGTCGTGA
- the UNK gene encoding RING finger protein unkempt homolog isoform X10 — MQESSRTEPLECTGCEQSQTSKAAAKQEISAAASSECDQYKAAIVEFKNETTSSYLKEFRTEQCPLFVQHKCTQHRPYTCFHWHFVNQRRRRSIRRRDGTFNYSPDIYCTKYDETTGICPEGDECPFLHRTTGDTERRYHLRYYKTGICIHETDSKGNCTKNGVHCAFAHGPHDLRSPVYDIRELQAMEALQNGQTTSEGGIEGQSAVAASHAMIEKILSEEPRWQDTTYVLGNYKTEQCKKPPRLCRQGYACPYYHNSKDRRRSPRKHKYRSSPCPSVKHGDEWGDPSKCENGDSCQYCHTRTEQQFHPEIYKSTKCNDMQQSGSCPRGPFCAFAHVEQPALNEDLQQSSAVSSPTQTGPVMYMPSAAGDSVPVSPSSPHAPDLSNILCRNSSLGSPSNICGSPPGAIGKPHSLETIGFPPDSVTAAGSYKKAPGFEREDQVGAEYLKSFKCQQAKMKSHSLEHRSQEQPLLQPKQDILGILPVGSPLTSSISSSITSSLAATPPSPAGTSSIPGMNANALPFYPTSDTVESVIGGSLLQSSAPVNIPGSLGSSASFHSASPSPPVSLSSHFLHQPQGHLSQSENTFLGTSASHGSLGLNGMNSSIWEHFASGSFSPSTSPAFLSGPGAAELARLRQELDEANGTIKQWEESWKQAKQACDAWKKEAEEANDRANTANMECELAREQREALELQVKKLQEELERIHTGQDPQFLRSFSDLETLSLSSLYTLQKQLRANLEKVDKAVFQVQSVKCLKCQEENRVVLPCQHAVLCETCAEEGECPICHPNRPHSLQS, encoded by the exons ATGCAGGAATCCTCCCGTACCGAGCCGCTTGAGTGCACCGGGTGCGAACAGAGCCAAACCAGTAAAGCTGCAGCAAAGCAAGAGATCTCTGCAGCAGCAAGCAGTGAATGTGACCAGTACAAGGCTGCCATTGTtgagtttaaaaatgaaacaacttCTAG TTACCTGAAGGAGTTCCGCACGGAGCAGTGCCCTCTTTTCGTGCAGCACAAGTGCACTCAGCACCGGCCCTACACTTGCTTCCACTGGCACTTTGTCAACCAGCGTCGTCGCAGATCTATCCGCCGCCGGGATGGTACATTTAACTACAGCCCTGACATTTACTGTACCAAGTATGACGAGACCACAGGAATCTGCCCAGAAGGAGATGA GTGTCCCTTCTTGCATAGAACTACTGGAGACACAGAGAGGAGGTATCACTTGCGCTACTACAAAACTGGAATCTGCATTCATGAGACGGACTCCAAGGGAAACTGCACAAAGAACGGAGTCCACTGCGCATTTGCTCATGGGCCCCATGACCTACGCTCTCCAGTGTATGACATCAG GGAGCTTCAGGCGATGGAGGCTTTGCAGAATGGTCAGACTACATCAGAAGGTGGCATAGAGGGTCAGTCTGCAGTTGCTGCTAGCCATGCTATGATAGAGAAAATACTCAGTGAGGAGCCAAGGTGGCAAG ATACAACATATGTGTTGGGAAATTACAAGACAGAGCAATGTAAGAAACCCCCCCGTCTCTGTCGCCAGGGTTACGCCTGTCCCTACTACCACAATAGCAAAGACAGAAGAAGAAGCCCACGAAAACACAAATACAG ATCTTCACCGTGTCCCAGTGTGAAACATGGAGACGAGTGGGGAGATCCCAGCAAGTGTGAAAATGGAGACTCATGCCAATACTGCCACACTCGCACAGAACAGCAGTTCCATCCAGAG ATCTACAAATCCACCAAATGCAATGATATGCAGCAGTCTGGCAGCTGTCCCCGAGGACCCTTCTGTGCCTTTGCACATGTAGAAC agcCTGCGCTCAATGAAGATTTACAGCAATCCTCGGCTGTGTCTAGCCCGACACAGACAGGCCCTGTGATGTATATGCCTTCGGCAGCTGGTGATTCTGTTCCGGTCAGCCCTTCCAGTCCACATGCCCCAGACCTTAGCAAT ATTCTTTGTAGGAACAGCAGTCTCGGAAGCCCATCTAATATATGTGGGTCTCCTCCTGGTGCCATTGGAAAGCCACACAGCTTGGAGACCATTGGTTTTCCTCCAGACTCTGTAACAGCAGCTGGCAGCTACAAGAAAGCACCGGGGTTTGAGCGAGAAGATCAGGTGGGGGCCGAGTATTTGAAGAGTTTCAAATGCCAG CAAGCAAAAATGAAGTCCCACTCACTGGAACACAGGAGCCAGGAGCAACCTTTGTTACAGCCCAAACAG GACATACTGGGTATTCTCCCAGTGGGGAGCCCGCTGACATCCAGCATCTCCTCTAGTATCACGTCCAGTCTGGCTGCAACGCCACCAAGCCCTGCTGGCACCAGCAGCATACCAGGCATGAATGCCAATGCCCTTCCTTTCTACCCAACCAGTGACACCGTTGAGTCTGTCATAG GTGGGAGTTTGCTGCAAAGTTCTGCTCCTGTAAATATCCCCGGGTCCCTTGGAAGCTCTGCCTCCTTTCACTCTGCCTCTCCGTCTCCACCAGTCAGCCTCTCATCGCATTTCCtccatcagccccagggacacttaAGCCAATCAGAAAACACATTCCTGGGGACATCAGCTTCTCATGGATCATTAG GTTTAAATGGGATGAACAGCAGCATATGGGAACACTTTGCTTCGGGGAGTTTTTCGCCCAGTACCTCACCTGCATTTCTGTCAGGTCCAGGTGCTGCGGAGCTGGCACGGCTACGACAAGAACTGGATGAAGCCAATGGCACAATAAAGCAGTGGGAAGAGTCTTGGAAACAAGCCAAACAG GCTTGTGATGCTTGGaaaaaggaggcagaggaggcaAATGATCGTGCCAACACAGCTAACATGGAATGTGAACTGGCCCGGGAGCAGAGGGAAGCCTTGGAGCTGCAAGTGAAGAaactgcaggaggagctggagaggatCCACACAGGCCAGGACCCTCAGTTTCTGCGTTCCTTCTCTGACCTGGAAACGCTCTCGCTCTCTTCGCTTTACACCCTTCAGAAACAGCTGCGGGCAAACCTGGAGAAAGTCGATAAG GCGGTATTTCAGGTGCAGTCAGTGAAATGCCTTAAGTGTCAGGAGGAGAACCGGGTGGTGTTACCGTGCCAACACGCAGTGCTGTGTGAAACGTGCGCCGAGGAGGGCGAGTGCCCCATCTGCCATCCCAACAGGCCCCACTCTCTCCAGTCGTGA